The stretch of DNA CGGCTTCGGTGTCCGGTCTGCGGCGGTCACCCAATCTTCGTGAGCTGGTTTACGGTCTGCCCGTGCTGTCCGGTCTGCGGCTTCCGCCTGGATCGCCATGAGCCCGGCTACTGGCTCGGCAGTTACACGATCAATCTGTTTGCCACCGAAGCCGCCTTCTGCGCCTTTTTTGCCACTGCCATGGTGGCGACCTGGCCCGCCGTGCCGTGGAACGCGCTGCTGGCGGGCGGACTCCTGACGGTCGGGCTGACCCCGGTCCTGATTTTCCCGTTCACCAAGACCGTCTACCTCGCGATCGATCTCTGTTTTCGGCCGCCCGCCCCACCCGATCTCGCCACGCCGATCGAGCGGGGGTTTGTGGCACCGCCTACAACCCGCTGACCGTTCCCGGAACCGGGCGGAGCCGCCGCCAGCCGGCCCGAATCCCCAAAACCCCAAGCCCCGCGAGCACCACCACCGGGATCAGGCCGCCAGCCATCGCGATCCCCCCGGCAATCACCGCCACGAAGTTCCGCCAGCCTCAGGGCACGGCCTTGGGCCTGCACGTCCCGTCGGGCGCCCGGACGGTGGGGTACTTGATTCCCAGTTGCTCGAGGTAGGTCCCATACTTGGTTGGATCGTAGTAAAACGGCCGGAGCTGATCACGATACTTACCCAAGATGCCCGCATTGAGGTGGGTCGCGGGCCGGTCATCCGGGCGGATCAGGGGCTGGTACTTCACGTCCTTGGTTTGGACGTTCTTGAAATAGTCCCACGCATCGGCGATCAGCTTCGGGGTGAGCAAGATGTCGAGCATGGTCATGGCCATGGCTTTGGCCCCCGCAGTGGCGCCCTGATGGGCCACCGGAGTGGCCATGGCGATGGCGTCGGTCCAGTTGTGCCCGGGCAAGCCTGGAACGTTGGACGGGAACCCGAGGGTCACCGAAGGCAGGGTCCAGGTTACGTCCCCGATATCGTCGGAGCCGCCCCCCTTCATGTTTTCCATCTTGGGGGGCGTCTGCAGAGTGTCGGACACGGTGCTGTCGAGGCCCTCGACCTTGACCTGCATTTCCGTTTGGAGCGCCTTGGCAAACCGCTGGTCCTCGGCCGACCACTTCGGCATCCCCACCTGCTTGACGTTCTCCAGCATGGCCAGGGCTATGGGCTTGTTGTGGTGATTGGGCCAAGCCGAGCCTAGCACCCGGACCGGTTCGAGGGTGGTACCGGTCATCATCGCGGCGCCCTGCGCCACCGAATCGCCGATGGCCCAGAGGGTCTTGATGCTCGGAAAGTCGAGCTCCCGGAAGTAGTACCACACCGAGGCCACTTGGGGGACGACGTTGGGCTGGTCGCCGCCGTTGGTCACCACATAGTGCGACCGATGCGGGAGCCGAAGGTGCTCTCGGCGGTAATTCCAGCCGACGTTCATCAGCTCCACGGCATCCGCGGCGCTCCGCCCCCGCCAGGGCGCCCCGGCCGAGTGGGCCGACTGGCCCCGGAAGGTGTACTCGACCGAGACGAGGCCGGTACCGTCCGGCTGGCCCCAGGCAACGCCGAACTTGCTACTGACGTGGCTGAAAATGTTGATGTCGACGTCACGGAACAGACCGGCCCTGACGTAGTAGGCCTTGGTCCCAATTTGCTCTTCGGCCACCCCGGGCCAGAGCTTCAAGGTCCCTGGGATCTTGTCTCGCTCCATCAGCCGCTTCACCGCGAGGGCCGCCGTAATATTGAGCGGCACGCCCGCGTTATGACCTTCACCGTGGCCCGGACCGCCCGGCACCAGCGGCGCTCGACAGGCGACCCCCGGCATCTGTGACGCCTGGGGGATCCCGTCGATATCGGAGCCTAACGAAATGACCGGTTTGCCTGAGCCCCAGGTCGCCACCCAGGCCGTGGGAATCCCGGCATAGTTCTCCTCGACGGTGAAGCCTTCTTTCCGAAGGATGCTCACCAGGTACTTCGAGGTTTCGAACTCCTGAAAGCCGAGCTCTCCGAAACTGAAGACCTGGTCGACCATTTCCTGGGTGAACTTGGCCCGGTCCTGGACGTCGGCGGCCACATCCTGCTTGAGCTTGGCGAGCCGGGGATCGGGCCGGGACGGTTTCGTTTGCGCCGCGGCCGCCGATGCGGCGGTGGCGAGGAGGAGGATCGTGTGTCTCATGGGGTTGCCTTGGCGCCGCAACTGCCGTCGGCGGCTCGAACGGTGGGATACTTGATGCCAAGCTGATCGAGATAGGTCGGGTACTTGGCGGCGTCGTAGTAGAACGGCCGCATTTGATCGCGGAACCGGGCCAGGATCGGCCCATTGAGTTCAGTCGCGGGCCGGTCCTCCGGACGAACGAGGGACTCGTATTTCGTGTCTTTGGTTTGGACGTTCCGGTAGTAGTCCCACGCGTCGGACACCAATTTCGGCGTGGTCAGCACATCGAGCATCGTGAGCGCGAGGGCTTTGGCGCCGGCGGTGGCACCCTTGTGGGCAATCGGGGTGGCCATGGCGATGGCGTCGGCCCAATTGTGGCCCGGGGTGCCCGGGACGTTCGACGGGTAGAGCAGCTGCACGGTCGGAACAGCCCACGAGACATCGCCGATGTCGTCGGACCCGCCGCCTTTGCGATCGGCGTCTTTGGGCGGCGCATCGAGCCCGCGGGCCAAGGTGTCGAGTCCCTGTTCCGTTTGCCCCATTTCGTGCTGGATCGCCTTGGCAAATCGAACATCATCGGCCGACCACTTCGGCATCCCGACCCGCTGGACGTTGGCCGCCAACGCCTCGGCGACGGGTTTGTTGAAGTGCGGCGGCCACGCGGCGCCGAGCACGCGGACACTGGAGAGCTTGGTGCCGGTCATCAGGGCCGCGCCGGCGGCCACCGAATCGGCAATGGCCCAGAGGTCGCGGATCTTCGGGGCTTCGAGCTCGCGGAGGAAGTACCAAACCGAGGCGGTCGAGGGCACTACGTTCGGCTGGTCGCCGCCGTCCCGAACCACATAGTGGGAACGGTGTTCGAGCCGGAGGTGTTCGCGCCGGTAGTTCCAGCCGACGTTCATCAACTCGACGGCATCGAGCGCGCTCCGGCCCCGCCAGGGCGCCCCCGCGCCGTGAGCGCTGATACCCTGAAAGGAATAGAGGACCGAGACGAGGCCGCTGTATTCGTTCGGGGCGCCCCACGGCGTCGAGAAGTTGTCACCGACGTGGGTGAAGAAGCTGATGTCGACGTCTTTGAAGAGCCCGGCCCGGGTAAAGAACGCCTTCCCGCCGAGCTGTTCCTCGGCCACCCCCGGCCAGATCTTGATCGTGCCGGAGAGCTTCTCGCGCTCCATCAGCTTCTTGACCGCGAGCGCCGCGGTGACGACCACCGCCTGGCCGGAATTGTGCCCTTCGCCGTGGCCGGGGGCGCCGGGAATCATCGGCTGGCGGCAGGCCACACCCGGCACCTGCGAGGCTTGAGGAATCCCGTCGATATCGGAGCCCACCGCGATGACCGGTTTCCCGGCGCCCCAGGTGGCCACCCAGCCGGTCGGCATCCCGGCGTAGTTCTCCTCCACCGTAAAGCCCTCTTTGCGGAGGAGCGCCACCAAGTACTTCGAGGTTTCGAATTCCTGGAAGCCGAGTTCGCCGTAGCTGAAGATCTGGTCGTTGATCTCTTGGGTCAGTTTGGCGCGGGCATCGACATCGGCCACGAGCGATTTCTTGAGCGACTCAACCCGGGGATCCGGCCGAGCCGCCGGCTTCTGCGCCAAGAGCGGCATGGCAACGGACGTGATCAGGGTACATAACGAAAGGGCCCTTCGCATGGCGGGGTTCAAGCTCCGAATTGGTCTGATCTGGAACTGGCGGCGACCCTCAATTATGGCTCCCCGCCGGACGGCGCGCCACGGGGACCGGACTCAGGGGGCCCGATCGCGCAAATAGGTGTTCACGAAGTGCTGAAGACCCTCGGCCTCGAATCGCTCGGGTTCCCAAGGCGAGCCGTCGACTCGGTCGGGATGAAGGAAGAGATAGGCGCAGGCGTCGAGGGCGCTGGCGTCATCGAGCTCGACCGAGACCGGAATCCGACCATAGGTTTTACCTGCGTCCTCGAACCGGTCCAGTGTCGCAAGGTCGGAGGCGGAAACGTCGAGGTAGAGAACGCCGGGGAC from Gemmatimonadota bacterium encodes:
- a CDS encoding amidohydrolase — translated: MRRALSLCTLITSVAMPLLAQKPAARPDPRVESLKKSLVADVDARAKLTQEINDQIFSYGELGFQEFETSKYLVALLRKEGFTVEENYAGMPTGWVATWGAGKPVIAVGSDIDGIPQASQVPGVACRQPMIPGAPGHGEGHNSGQAVVVTAALAVKKLMEREKLSGTIKIWPGVAEEQLGGKAFFTRAGLFKDVDISFFTHVGDNFSTPWGAPNEYSGLVSVLYSFQGISAHGAGAPWRGRSALDAVELMNVGWNYRREHLRLEHRSHYVVRDGGDQPNVVPSTASVWYFLRELEAPKIRDLWAIADSVAAGAALMTGTKLSSVRVLGAAWPPHFNKPVAEALAANVQRVGMPKWSADDVRFAKAIQHEMGQTEQGLDTLARGLDAPPKDADRKGGGSDDIGDVSWAVPTVQLLYPSNVPGTPGHNWADAIAMATPIAHKGATAGAKALALTMLDVLTTPKLVSDAWDYYRNVQTKDTKYESLVRPEDRPATELNGPILARFRDQMRPFYYDAAKYPTYLDQLGIKYPTVRAADGSCGAKATP
- a CDS encoding amidohydrolase is translated as MRHTILLLATAASAAAAQTKPSRPDPRLAKLKQDVAADVQDRAKFTQEMVDQVFSFGELGFQEFETSKYLVSILRKEGFTVEENYAGIPTAWVATWGSGKPVISLGSDIDGIPQASQMPGVACRAPLVPGGPGHGEGHNAGVPLNITAALAVKRLMERDKIPGTLKLWPGVAEEQIGTKAYYVRAGLFRDVDINIFSHVSSKFGVAWGQPDGTGLVSVEYTFRGQSAHSAGAPWRGRSAADAVELMNVGWNYRREHLRLPHRSHYVVTNGGDQPNVVPQVASVWYYFRELDFPSIKTLWAIGDSVAQGAAMMTGTTLEPVRVLGSAWPNHHNKPIALAMLENVKQVGMPKWSAEDQRFAKALQTEMQVKVEGLDSTVSDTLQTPPKMENMKGGGSDDIGDVTWTLPSVTLGFPSNVPGLPGHNWTDAIAMATPVAHQGATAGAKAMAMTMLDILLTPKLIADAWDYFKNVQTKDVKYQPLIRPDDRPATHLNAGILGKYRDQLRPFYYDPTKYGTYLEQLGIKYPTVRAPDGTCRPKAVP
- a CDS encoding gamma-glutamylcyclotransferase, with the protein product MHVFTYGSLMYRQVWDRVVAGGYQARAATIRGFVRVRVGNEVYPALLRGPAQSAVPGVLYLDVSASDLATLDRFEDAGKTYGRIPVSVELDDASALDACAYLFLHPDRVDGSPWEPERFEAEGLQHFVNTYLRDRAP